In the genome of Methylococcus sp. EFPC2, the window ACCGACCGTTTAACCGAGTCCGAACTCAAGCGATGGTTCGGCCGCTTCCGAGTCGTAGCCGGAGGATTGATCCCAAGCGAAGGCCTGCCCCCAGGGGGCGCGCGAGCCGGTGAAATCGGCGGAGGTGTGGCGGGTTCAGCGATATGGAGAAGAATGCGTTGTAGACATAGGCGAAGCGCGCATCGTTCGGCGCCAGTTCCTTAGCGCGCCTAAACGAGGCCGATCACGCCGGAGAATTACTCTGCCTCACCGGCAGCAGCCCCCGGCTGTGGTGAAGCGCGGCGGCCTTGGGCAGGCGTTCCAAGCCCTCACGTCGCAGTTTTTCGCCCTCGGCGTCACGGCCTCTGTCTGCCGGAACAGATCGCTTAATCTGCAAGTCCACCGGTTCTCCTGCTGGCACCTGCTCATTGGGGCCCTCGGCCAGGATTGCCATCCCGCCAGCCTTCCTTGAATTGCGCGCGGCGCGGTTCCGGCAAGGCGTGCAGATCTTCGATGGCCACGTCCACCAGACGCTCGTGCAATTCGGGGCCGGCGAGCCGTTCCAGCAGCTTCGCGCAAAATCCGGCGCCCCGGTCTATAGCCTGAGCTGAAACCGTCGAGCCAAAGGCCCAGGTAGGCACCGAGCACCACCGGGATGCCCATCATCAACCCCAAGGAACCGACGAACAGCGTCTGGGCGAGCAAGGTTTTCCGCTCCCGCTCGGCCTTGCGCATACGCCCGGCCTGCTTTTCCACCTGTTGCTGCAAACGCTTGGACGGGTGTTCATAAGCCTCTCCCCTGCTGGCCGATTTGCCATAGACGCTTGAGAAACTCATCCTCCATGCGCCGCAGATGGGCCTTCATGGTCTCCAACTGCCTTTCCTCCGCCAGCAGTTCGTCCGTCAGCCGTCGGCTCACCCTCCCGTAGTCGTCGTCGATCAGATAACGGCGCGTATCGAGCCGCAGCGCATTGTCGCAAAAATAAACCACGGCCCCCGGCACCGCCAGGTAATGCCACAGTCCGTCCACCCGACGGTAGCGCGCCAGCCCGAATACCAGCACGGTGAGAAATCGTGCATGTCCCGCCCAGATGGAAAAACTGCCGCTCGCATCCTGTCCCACGAAAGCTTCCACGTCCGCCACGGTTTCCGCATGGGTGGCGTCGCGCAACTGGAGGGTGAAGGTTTTCATAAGGTTGAATGACCCTGCCGGCTTAACCGCCAGGGTACGCGTTGCTTACCCTGCTGCCAATGTCGTAAGAGGCAGCCCGTTGCTTACACGGGTTTTTGGCGAAAACTGCATAACGGACCGCATCTTACGTCCGCTAACTTAAGGTTCGACAAAGTTGCGGATAAGCCGGCCCATGCGTCGCATAACTTCCCGGTTTTTCAGAATCACTCATCTGCTACCGGGGGAAGATGAAACCGCCGGGAACATCGGTCAAAAGCTCGAGCAGAACTTTGTTTGCTTCAAGAAACCTTTGACCAGATGGCAAACAGACCTATGAACCAACCAATCGTAGAAAAAGAGTCTTAAGCATGAGTAAACCCAACGTTCGTCTCGACAAGAACAACGCCGCCGTCCTGCTGGTCGATCACCAGGCCGGCCTGTTGTCCCTGGTACGGGATATCGAGCCCGACCGGTTCAAGAACAATGTCCTGGCCCTGGCCGATCTGGCGAAATACTTCAAACTGCCGACCGTACTCACCACCAGTTTCGAGGACGGCCCCAACGGTCCGCTGGTGCCTGAGTTGAAGGAGATATTCCCGGATGCCCCGTATATCGCCCGGCCGGGCCAGATCAATGCCTGGGACAACGAGGATTTCGTCAAGGCGGTCAAGGCCACGGGCAGGAAGCAGCTCATCATCGCCGGCGTGGTCACCGAGGTCTGTGTGGCTTTCCCCACACTCTCCGCACTGGAGGAAGGTTACGACGTGTTCGTGGTGACCGACGCCTCCGGCACCTTCAACGAACTCACCCGGCAATCCGCCTGGGATCGCATGTCGGCGGCGGGGGCCCAGCTGCTGACCTGGTTCGGCGTTGCCTGCGAGCTGCACCGCGACTGGCGCAACGACGTCGAAGGCCTGGGCGCCTTGTTCTCGAACCATATCCCCGACTACCGCAACCTGATCAACAGCTACACCACGTTCAAGAGCGGAACTTGACCTGGGAAGTCATCGATCGACATTGATTGTCGCGGCTGGCAGAGCTGAAACCGCGCCTCCTGCCGGCGTCCCAGATCAAAAACAGGAACATCGCCACTTCACATGGGAGACAAAATCGCCATGGGTTCTACCGCAAGAACAACTTTCCGCAATGCCTTGCTGGCTCTCGGGCTCTCCGTAGGCTTCCACGGGATCGCTGCTGCACAGCCTGCGCTGTCGGCCGAGGAGACCTACGCGCTCGCTAGGGACGCCTATCTCTACGCCTATCCCATCGCCAGCATGGACGCGACCCTGCGCCAGGCGACCAACGTGCCGGATACGGCCTCGGTCAACATGCGCGCGCCGGTCAATCAGTTCGCCCATGCGCGTGCCTATCCGCGTGCCGATGAAAAGGATGTTGTGCGGTACAACTTCGACACGCTCTATTCATTTGCTTGGCTCGACCTCACCTACGAACCGGTCATCCTTTCCGTCCCCGACACCCAGGGCCGCTATTACCTGCTGCCGATGCTGGACATGTGGTCGGAGGTGTTCTCCGTCGTCGGCAGCCGTACCACCGGCAACCAAGCAGGCCATTACGGCATCGTGGCACCCGGCTGGAACGGCGCCCTGCCGGCCGGTGTGACCAAGATCGTCGCGCCGACACCGGTCATCTGGATCCTTGGCCGTACCAAGACCGACGGTCCGGCCGACTATGACAACGTCCACACCGTGCAGGACGGCTACAAGCTGACGCCGCTGTCGCATTGGGGCAAGGACTACACGCCGCCGAAGAACCTGCCCACCGATCCGTCGGTCGACAATAAGACGCCGCCGCTGGTACAGGTCAACAGCCTCGATGGCGTCGCCATGCTGTCGAAGCTCGCGGAGCTGATGGCGAAATACCCGCCGCATGCCAACGACTATCCCCTCCTGTTCCGCCTGAAGGCACTCGGCATCGAGCCGGGCAAGCCCTTCGACGCCGCGAAGCTCGATCCGCAAACGGCTGCCGTCGTCAACAAGGCGGCGAAGGAGACGCTCGAATACATGCAGGTGGCGATGACCAAGAGCGGCGACAAAGTCAACGGCTGGAACATCGGCCGCGACAACCTCGGTACCTACGGCACCTGGTACCTGAGGCGCGCCGTCATCGCCCTGGGCGGGCTTGGCGCCAATCTGGTCGAGGACGCCGTCTACCCAATTGCCTTCGTCGACGGCAAGGGCAAGCCGCTGAGCGGCGCGAACAAATACGTGCTGCATTTCGAAAAAGGCAAGACACCGCCGGCGAATGCCTTCTGGTCCATCACCATGTACGACAAGGATGGTTTCCAGATTCCTAACCCCATCGACCGCTTTGCCATCGGCAGCTACGACAAGCTGGCCTATAACCCGGACGGCTCGCTCGACATCTATGTGCAGGCGAACTCGCCCGGCAAGGACAAGGAAGCCAACTGGCTGCCGGCGCCTAAGGGCGCCTTCCAGCCCACCATGCGCCTCTATTCGCCGCGCCCCGCGGTATTGGACGGCACGTGGTCGCCGCCGCCGTTCAGGAAGGTCAACTGAGAAACCCGAGGGTCGGGCTTCGCCCCGGCCATCATGCCGCTCCCAAAAACCGATCGAGAGGGAAAAGACGATGAAAGCATTTTTGACGGCCGGCGCATTGGCCGGCGTGACGTTGTGGGCGTCGAGCGCCCAGGCGCAGCAGGCTGTCTCCGCCGGGGAGGCCCGGGAAATCGCCCGCGAGGCGTATATCTATGCCTACCCGCTGGTGCTGTCCGAAGTGACGTTTAGGGTGGGGACAAACGTTGCGGAACCGACCAGCAGCCTGGCGCCGGTCAATCAATTCGGGCATATACGGGAATTTCCCGACCCGTCGTTCACCATCGTGGTCCGTCCCAACGCCGACACCTTGTATTCGCCGCTTAGCTATGACGTTTCCAGGGAGCCGCTGGTCGTCAGCGTTCCCGCATCCGGAGACCGTTACTTCCTGTTGCCCTGGATGGACATGTGGAGCGACGTGTTCACGGTTCCCGGAACGCGGACCACGGGTAACGAGGCCCAGACCTTCGCCATCGTCGGCCCGAACTGGAAGGGAAAGCTCCCGGCCGGCGTCAAGGAATACCGGAGCCCCACAACCCACGGCTTGCTGATCGGGCGCACGCAGACCAACGGCAAGGCCGACTACGAGGCGGTCCACAAGTTCCAGGACGGCATGAAGGCGGTGCCGCTCCACGCTTACGGCAAGCCGTACATACCGCCCAAGGGCAAGGTCGATCCGAAGCAGGACATGAGTTCGCCCCCCGACCAGATCGACAAGATGGACGCGGCCACGTTTTTCGGCCTGTTCGCGGGGCTGATGAAGGAGAACCCGCCGCACGCCAACGACCATCCGATTCTCGACCGTATGAAGCGGATCGGCATCGAGCCCGGTAAGAGCTTCTCCCTGGCTTCGGCGTCCAAGGAAGTTCAAGAGGCGCTGAACGCCGCTCCAGCCGAGGCACTGCCGCAAATCAAGGCCGCCTGGAGCAAGGCCGGTGTGCTGAGCAACGGTTGGCGCACCAACATGACCGCGATCGGCACCTACGGGACGGATTACCTGCATCGCGCCGGCGTCGCCTATGGCGGTTACGGCGCCAATGCGGTAGAGGATGCGGTCTATCCATCGGCTTTCGCCGACGCCGATGGCCAGCCGTTCGACGCCACCAAGCGCTATGTCCTGCACTTCGACAAGGACCAGATTCCCCCGGTGCGCGGGTTTTGGTCACTGACGATGTACGACCAGCGCCAGTTATTCACGGCCAATCCCATCGGCCGCTACGCCATCGGCGACCGCGACCCGCTAAAGTTCAATCCCGACGGTTCGCTGGACCTTTACATCCAGCGGGAATCCCCGGGCAAGGACAGGGAGCCGAACTGGCTGCCTGCGCCTGCCGAGGGCCCCTTCACCATGAACCTCAGGCTCTACTGGCCCAAGGCGCAGGTGCTCGATGGTTCCTGGGCGCCCCCGCCGGTCAAACGGATCGAGAGCTAATCGAGCTTCCGAGCCGGCACGCAGTTTCCTTGGAGGAAGAGAAGAGGGGAGTCGAGGTGCAGCGCAGATCGCCGCTTCGCCTCCCCTTGCCACCGCGACCTTTACCAGACTAGAGAGCTTTCGTGACATTACTTCGCTTCAAAACCGTCATCGCGGCGGCAACCGCGCTCACCGCGGTTCTGCCGTTGAATCCCGCCCTCGCCATCGAAGGCGGCGCCAGTCATTATCTTCCCGGCGCTTACAACGACTTCGGAATGAACCTGCAGGTGCCGCCCGGCTTCTACTTCCGCGACGATCTCACCTATTACTGGGCGCAGTTTCCCGACGGGACGACCCTCGGCCGTTTCGGCGCGGTCCATCTGGACCAGGATCTCTGGCTGAACAACTTCAAGCTGGCCTGGGCCAGCGATTTCGAAGTTCTCGGCGCCCGCTACGGCGCCGCGCTGATCCTGCCGGTGGTTTTCGATTTCAACCTCTCCGGGTCCATCCAGTTCGGTCCCCATCAGGTTTCGGGGCGCAACAACAACGGCGGCATCGGCGACATCGCAGTCGCCCCGCTTTCCCTGACCTGGAAGTGGGGGGACGTCCACGTCAACCTGAGCCAGTTCGTGTTCCTTCCGACGGGCGATTACGCTGCCGAGAAGGTCGTCAATCTGGGGCTGAACCGCTGGTCTTTCGAGACGCTCGCCGGCCTGACCTGGCTGGACGCCGACCGCGGACACGAAATTTCCTTCAACATCGGCTTCATCAGCAATACCCGTAACGCTGCGACCGACTACCAAAGCGGCGACGAGCTTCACATCGATTACACCGTTGCCCAGTATCTCTCCGAGGCCTTCGGCGTCGGCGTCACCGGCTACTACTACACCCAGCTGAGCGACGACAAATCCCCGCTCCTCGACCGTCTCGACCAGGCCCGCCGCTTCCTGAATTTGCCCGGTGTCGACGGCTACCGGGGCGAGGCGGCCGGCATAGGCCCTGCCATTCTCTACAGCCCAGAAATCGGCGGTAAGCGCGTCAGCTTCATCGGCAAGTGGATACACGAATATGACGTGAATAACCGTTTCAAGGGTGAGCTGGGCATGCTGTCGGTAGCGCTGGATTTCTGAACCGCGATTGGTGCAATTACATCGAGGTACAGGCAACCCGTAAAAGCCGGCACGTTCACCCCCGAGGCTAAGTGCGTCCGGGAGTACGCATGGGCGGAATCCCACTTATCAAGATCACAAGGGAAACAGGAGAGTATTCATGCTTACATCGACACGGGAACAAGTACGCTTGGACGAAGCGCGCGAAAAGAAGATTGCGTGGAAGAAATGGGGACCTTATCTGAGCGAGCGGCAGTGGGGTACCGTGCGCGAGGATTACAGCGACGACGGCAACGCCTGGAGCTATTTCTCGCACGATCAGGCTCGCTCGCGGGCTTACAAGTGGGGCGAGGACGGAATCGCCGGCATTTCCGACGATCGGCAAGGTTTGTGTTGGTCGCTCGCGGTCTGGAACGGCCAGGACCCCATCATCAAGGAACGTCTGTTTGGCCTGACCAATGCGGAAGGCAATCACGGCGAGGACGTGAAGGAATATTACTTCTACGTCGACAGTACGCCGACGCACTCTTACATGAAGTATCTCTACAAGTATCCGCAGCGGGCGTATCCATACGAGGATATCGTGCAAACCAACGCAGCACGCACACGCACCGAAATGGAGTATGAATTACTCGACACCGGCGTGTTCGAAGGAGATCGCTACTACGACATATTTGTCGAGTTCGCCAAAGCCGCGCCCGAAGACATACTCATCAAAATCAGCGTCGCCAATCGCGGCCCGGATACGGCCACGCTTCACGTATTGCCTCACCTGTGGTTCCGCAATACCTGGTGGCTGAATCCCGAGGCGCCTCGGCCCGCGTTGCGCGAGCTGCCGAACAAGGGTGAGGCGCTGGTCGTCGAGGCGTCGCACCCCGACCTTGGCGTGCGCTACCTGTACGCCGAAGGCGCAGGC includes:
- a CDS encoding F0F1 ATP synthase subunit epsilon, whose protein sequence is MKTFTLQLRDATHAETVADVEAFVGQDASGSFSIWAGHARFLTVLVFGLARYRRVDGLWHYLAVPGAVVYFCDNALRLDTRRYLIDDDYGRVSRRLTDELLAEERQLETMKAHLRRMEDEFLKRLWQIGQQGRGL
- the ycaC gene encoding isochorismate family cysteine hydrolase YcaC: MSKPNVRLDKNNAAVLLVDHQAGLLSLVRDIEPDRFKNNVLALADLAKYFKLPTVLTTSFEDGPNGPLVPELKEIFPDAPYIARPGQINAWDNEDFVKAVKATGRKQLIIAGVVTEVCVAFPTLSALEEGYDVFVVTDASGTFNELTRQSAWDRMSAAGAQLLTWFGVACELHRDWRNDVEGLGALFSNHIPDYRNLINSYTTFKSGT
- a CDS encoding DUF1254 domain-containing protein, whose product is MGDKIAMGSTARTTFRNALLALGLSVGFHGIAAAQPALSAEETYALARDAYLYAYPIASMDATLRQATNVPDTASVNMRAPVNQFAHARAYPRADEKDVVRYNFDTLYSFAWLDLTYEPVILSVPDTQGRYYLLPMLDMWSEVFSVVGSRTTGNQAGHYGIVAPGWNGALPAGVTKIVAPTPVIWILGRTKTDGPADYDNVHTVQDGYKLTPLSHWGKDYTPPKNLPTDPSVDNKTPPLVQVNSLDGVAMLSKLAELMAKYPPHANDYPLLFRLKALGIEPGKPFDAAKLDPQTAAVVNKAAKETLEYMQVAMTKSGDKVNGWNIGRDNLGTYGTWYLRRAVIALGGLGANLVEDAVYPIAFVDGKGKPLSGANKYVLHFEKGKTPPANAFWSITMYDKDGFQIPNPIDRFAIGSYDKLAYNPDGSLDIYVQANSPGKDKEANWLPAPKGAFQPTMRLYSPRPAVLDGTWSPPPFRKVN
- a CDS encoding DUF1254 domain-containing protein; its protein translation is MKAFLTAGALAGVTLWASSAQAQQAVSAGEAREIAREAYIYAYPLVLSEVTFRVGTNVAEPTSSLAPVNQFGHIREFPDPSFTIVVRPNADTLYSPLSYDVSREPLVVSVPASGDRYFLLPWMDMWSDVFTVPGTRTTGNEAQTFAIVGPNWKGKLPAGVKEYRSPTTHGLLIGRTQTNGKADYEAVHKFQDGMKAVPLHAYGKPYIPPKGKVDPKQDMSSPPDQIDKMDAATFFGLFAGLMKENPPHANDHPILDRMKRIGIEPGKSFSLASASKEVQEALNAAPAEALPQIKAAWSKAGVLSNGWRTNMTAIGTYGTDYLHRAGVAYGGYGANAVEDAVYPSAFADADGQPFDATKRYVLHFDKDQIPPVRGFWSLTMYDQRQLFTANPIGRYAIGDRDPLKFNPDGSLDLYIQRESPGKDREPNWLPAPAEGPFTMNLRLYWPKAQVLDGSWAPPPVKRIES
- a CDS encoding transporter, whose protein sequence is MTLLRFKTVIAAATALTAVLPLNPALAIEGGASHYLPGAYNDFGMNLQVPPGFYFRDDLTYYWAQFPDGTTLGRFGAVHLDQDLWLNNFKLAWASDFEVLGARYGAALILPVVFDFNLSGSIQFGPHQVSGRNNNGGIGDIAVAPLSLTWKWGDVHVNLSQFVFLPTGDYAAEKVVNLGLNRWSFETLAGLTWLDADRGHEISFNIGFISNTRNAATDYQSGDELHIDYTVAQYLSEAFGVGVTGYYYTQLSDDKSPLLDRLDQARRFLNLPGVDGYRGEAAGIGPAILYSPEIGGKRVSFIGKWIHEYDVNNRFKGELGMLSVALDF